From the genome of Streptomyces sp. V2I9:
CGGCGGGGCGCGCCCGTCTCGCCCGGCCGGCGGGGCGGCAGCAGCGGCTTGAGGGCCTGGTTCAGGAGCATCAGCGCCGTAGCGCCGATCAGGACGCCCCAGGCGGTCGGGGTCATGTCCGTCAGCGCCCACCACAGCACCGCGGCCCAGACGATCGCCTGACCCGGCACACCCGGCACCAGCACCCCGACCAGACCCAGCAGCAGGACCAGGCCCACGGCGACGAGCTGCCACACACTCATCCGACCAGCCTGCCGGAGAGTGCCCGCATCCGCCCGTCAGCGCACCCCGGTCACCGGCGGCCACCCGGGTCGATGCGGGTGGCGGTGGTGAGCCGCGGTGCGCGGAACCCCCGCCCCGGTTCCGGCCCTCAGCTCTCCGGGAGGGTGCGGTCCACCCAGCCCCGCTCGTACGCGTGCCAGCCCAGCTGGAGCCGCGTCGAGACCCCGGCCAGCTCCATCAGCCCCTTGACCCGCCGCTGCACGGTCCGCAGCCCCAGATCCAGCTGCTTGGCCACACTGGCGTCGGTCAGCCCCGCCAGCAGCAGGGACAGGATCTCCAGGTCCGTCGGATCCGGCCCGACCCCGGCCTCCCGCACCCGGCCGCTCTCGCCGAGCCGCAGCGGCATGGCATCACGCCACACCGACTCGAAGAGGCCCATCAGCGACTCCAACAGCCCGCTGGCGTGCACGACCAGGGCGGCGGGCTCCGCGCCGCGCCCGGTGAGCGGGACCATGGCGAGGCTTCCGTCGGCGACCACCAGCTTCGTCGGCACCCGGTCCACCACCCGGCACCGCTCGTTCCGGCTCAGCGCCGCCGACAACTCCATGATCCCGTACGGCGTCGACAGCACCTCGCGCTCGACGACCACCCGGTAGCTCACCCCGCGCGAGGTCGCCCGCTCCTCGGACTCGTTCTCCATCCCGGTCACCACGACCGGCCTGCCCGTCACCAGGGCGCACACCTCGGACGCCGCCCCCAGCTGCAACTGGTGGAAGCGCTGGGACACCGCGCCCGCCCCCGTCACCACCTCCACCAGGTCGTGCACCGCCGGCTCGCTCGCCTCGGCCCGGTACTCCTCGGCGAGGAGCGCGGACGCCAGCTCCGCCTGCTCCAGCTCGTGCCGCTGCTGGATCAGCAGCGCGCCGAGCGCCACTCCGGGCGGGGCCGCCACCCAGCGGCCGGGCCGGGCCGACGACTGGGCGGCGAGCCCCTGCTGCTCCAGCCGCCGCAGCACCCGCTCCGCCTCCGCCTCCGGCAGGGCCAGCCGGAGCGCCAGATCGGCCAGCTCCGCCGCCCCCGCCGCGACGAGCGCGCGATATGCCGACTCCTGCCTCTCGTCGAGACCTATGGCCCCCAGCATTCTCCGACCTCCCCGAACGTGCTGATCGCGCACCACGGCGCCCTGCGGCCGGGCCCGCGGGTGGCGGGAAAGGGCCACGGCGTAAACCCGCCGCCCACATCATCCCCCGTACCCCTGGCCCCTCTGCCACTGTGGCGCCACCGCAGCACCAACGAGCCCCGGAATGCCGATGCTTGGGATGCTTCATTCCGGATTGACCAAGGGAGAGCGATGCGCCCGATATCGCGTACGGCACTCGGAGCGGCGACCGCCGCCGTGCTCGCCGTCACCGTCGTGGCACCGTCCGTGGCAGCGCCACCGGACGCGCCCGGCGCGAAGAGACCGATCACCGGGAGCGCGGCCGCCGTGGACCCGAAGCCCGTCACGGTGACCCTCGTCACCGGCGACCGGGTCCTGGTGGCCACCGATGCCTCGGGCGCGTCCACCGCCACCGTCCTGCCGCGCGAGGACGGCAGCGCTTCCCTCGTCCAGACCCGGCAGTCCGGCACGGACCTGTACGTCTACCCCGAGTCCGCCGTCCCCGCCCTCGCCGCGGGCACCGTGGACGAAGAACTGTTCAACGTCACCGGGCTCATCCGCCAGGGCTACGACGACAGCCGCGCGGACTCCGTGCCGCTGATCGCCACCTACACCAAGGACGCCGCCCGCCGCTCGTTCGCCACCCCGCGCGGGGCCGAGCGCGGAGCGGTTCTCGACGTCATCGGCGGTCAGGCGCTCAAGGCCGACAAGAAGCGTGCCGCGGACTTCTGGGCCGACCTCACCGCGCGCCGCACGCTGTCCTCCGGTTCCGGCCTCAAGAAGCTCTGGCTCGACCGGAAGGTGGAGGCGAGCCTCGAACGGTCGACGAAGCAGGTCGGGGCGGACCTCGCCCACGCCGCCGGCTACGACGGCACCGGTACCAAGGTCGCCGTCCTGGACACCGGGGCGGACGCCGAACACCCGGACCTCCAGGGCAGGATCACCGCGTCGGAGAACTTCACCGACTCCGCCGACACCGGTGACTTCCAGGGCCACGGCACCCACGTCGCGTCCACCGTCGGCGGCTCCGGAGCGGCGAGCGGCGGCACGAAGGCGGGCGTCGCGCCCGGCACCGACCTGATGGTCGGCAAGGTGCTCGACGACAGCGGCTCCGGCGCGGCCTCCTGGATCATCGCGGGCATGCAGTGGGCCGTCGACAACAAGGCCGACGTCGTCTCCATGAGCCTCGGCAGCGGCGAACCCACCGACTGCACCGACCCGATGAGCCTGGCCGCCACCGAACTCGGGAAGAACAAGGACACGTTGTTCGTGGTCGCCGCCGGAAACCTCGGCCCGTCCCTGAACACCGTCTCCTCGCCCGGCTGCGCCCCCGGCGTGCTGACCGTCGGCGCGGTGGACCGCGACGACTCCACCGCGAGCTTCTCCAGCCGGGGCCCCGCGATCGTCTCGCACACCCTCAAGCCCGAGATCGCCGCGCCCGGCGTCGCCATCTCCGCCGCGGCGGCGGGGGGCCGGGGCTCGGAGGCGTACCGCTCCATGTCCGGTACGTCGATGGCGACCCCGCACGTGGCGGGCGCAGCGGCCGTGTTGAAGCAGCGCCATCCCGAGTGGACGGCCCAGCAGATCAAGGCGGCCCTGGTCTCCTCGGCACACAGCGCCGTCCCCGGTGACGTGCGCGAGACCGGCGGTGGCCGCCTCGACGTGGCCCGTGCGATCCGTACGCCCGTGTTCGGCGCCTCCGCCGTGCAGGGCGGCACCTTCAACTGGCCCCAGGACACGAGCGACCGCACCACCGCCACCGTGCCGTACACCAATACGAGCGGCAAGCCGGTGACGCTCTCGCTGAAGGTCGCGGGGGTCACCGGCAACGACGGCTCGACGGTCCGCTCGAAGATCGCCGCACTGGGCCGGACGTCCGTCACCGTTCCCGCCGGCGGGACGGTCGAGGTCCCGCTCGCCCTCGCCCCGGACGCCCGGCTGACCGCCGCCCAGTACGGCGACGTCACCGGCCGGATCCTCGCCACGGCCCCCGGCGGGGTGAAGGTCTCCACGCCGTTCTCCCTGTACGTGGCCCCGGAGGCGGTCACCCTGCGCGTCAAGCTCGTCGACGGCACCGGCAAGCCCGCCGACGGCGTTTCCTCCGTCGACCTCATCGGCACCGACACCTCGTCCGGCGAACGCCGCTTCAACGAGGGCGCGGCCGACCAGACCTACCGGGTGCGGCCCGGCGCGTACTTCGTCTCCAGCTTCGTCGAAACCCCCGACGCCGGCGATCCGACCGGCCGACTCGCCGCGTCCGTGGGCTATCTGGCACGACCTCAGCTCGATGTCACCCGGGACACCACCATCGTCCTCGACGCCCGTAAGGCGCACCGGCTGAAGGTGCGGACCGAGGACCGGATCTCCGAGACCCGTGGCGCGACCCTCGCGTTCGGCCGCACCTGGGACGACACCTGGCTGCACTCGGGGTCGATCAGCGGCACCGGGATCATCAAGGACTACCTGGTCGACGTCCAGGGCAGGGCCCGTGACGGGGAGTTCGAGTTCGCGTCCTTCTGGCGCGCCTATGCCCCGCAGATCCGGAAGTTCGCCCTCGTCGGCGGCGCGGACCTGCACCCCCGGCCCGCCACCGCCGGCTCGGTCAACCTCGACGGCACCGGCCGCGCCGAGGTCGTCGACGCCGGTGCGGGCAGCGCCGCCGAACTGGAGGCCGCCGGTGCGAAGGGGCGGATCGTCCTGGTGCGTGTCGGTGACGACGCGTTGAGCGCGGTGGCCCGGGCACGGGCCGCCCACGCCGCCGGTGCGAGGGCGCTCCTGGTGCACCGCGCCGCGGCCGGAGACTGGCAGCCGAGCCTCGGCTACGGGGCCGCGCCCCTGCCGGTCCTCGGCCTGCGCGCCGACGAGGCCGCCGTGCTGAAGAGGGCCCTCGGTGAGGGGAGGACGGAGGTCTCCTGGACCGCCACGGCCGTCAGCCCGTACGTCTACAACCTGGCGTTCCCGGAGAAGGGCCGGATCACCTCGGACCGCACCTACAAGGTCAAGGACAAGAAGCTCGGCTCGGTCGTCTCCACCCACGAATCCATGGGCGTGGCCGCCGACTTCGTCGACATGCTCCTGGTCGGCCGTCCGTACGGCGGTACCTTCCTCGCGTCCACCATGGCCGTGGTCGCCGCTCCCGGAAAGCGCACCGAGTACTACTCGGCGGGCGACACCGTCTGGCAGAAGATGCTCTCCTCCAGCTTCCCGTGGGGCGAGTTGATGACGGGAGACGCCCGCACGCACCAGGCCGGCCGGGCTCTGACGGAGAACTGGTACCGGGGTCTCCTGGTTCCCGGTGCTCCGCGGGACGCGGACGGCGAGGAGGCGCTCGCCGGTGAGCGCCAGGGCGACATGATCGGCGCCGCCCCGGCGTTCATGACCGACACCGAACACGTGGGCCAGCAGGGATCGTTCGGTGACGTCGGAAACATGCGGCTCAAGCGTGAGGGCGAAGTCGTCGGCGAGAGCGGCTACCCGTACGGTGCGTTCGAGGTGCCCTCCGGGGACGCCGCGTACGAGCTGACCCTGACCACCACGAAGATCGGCTCGCCCGCCCAGGTCTGGAAGCGCTCCACGCTGACGGAGACCACCTGGGGCTTCCGGTCGGAGGGGAAGCCGGAAGTGACGTCGCAGGGACTTCCGATGCTCTTCCCGCGCTACGACGTTCCGATGGACGGGATGAAGACGGTGCCCGCGAAGAACGGTCAGCGGATCGGGCTCGCCGCGACCGGGCACGCCGGATACACGCCCGGTGCGCTCACCGCCGCGAAGGTGTCCTTCAGCTACGACCGCGGCGAGACCTGGCAGGCGGCCACCACCGTCCGGCAGGGCGGCCGGTGGACGGCGACCGTCGACCACGCGGACGCGCGGGGCAAGTCCGTCGCCCTGCGGACGGAACTGACCGACGCACACGGCAACTCCGTCGTCCAGACCGTCCATGACGCGTACGCCGTGCGCTGAACGACGGCTCGCGGAGCCGCCGAACCGGTGATCGGCTGAGCGTATGAACGGCTGAAACGCTGAGATGCCGGTCATCTCGACCGGGTCCGCCGGGCGACCTTCCCGTGGGGGCGGGGCGCCCGGCGGACCCTTTCCACGGCGCGCGTTTTCCCGATGTCCCGTTCTCGGACCGCCTCCCCGGTGGACAATAGGGGCATGAGTCAGCAGGGGGAGACGCTCGCCGCCCACGAGGACGACTGGTGGCGCAAGCTGTACGACGAGACCGCGCCGGACACCGGTCCCGGCGGCGCGGCCGACAGCCTCGACGACCGCTTCGACTCCGTGTCGGACACGGTGGGCGGACCGGTGGACGCCCACCGGGACGCCGTCCGCGCGACCGTCCGGGACCCGTACGCGGAGGCGTACGAGGACCCGTACGCGGATCGCTTCGAGGAGCCGGAGCCGGACCGGGACGAGGAGCCGTTGGCGGATCGCGGCACGGACCGGAAGGCGGGCCGCTCCGACGGCCCGTCCACGGGTCGGGACGCGGACCGCTTCGACGGCCCGCCCACGGAACCCGGTACGGAGACGGAGACCGGCGGCCGCTTCGGGGAGCCGTACGGGGAGGCGTACCGGCCACCGGAGCCGGCCCCCGCCGTGGTGGCCCAGCGGGTCACGGACCGGGACGCGGCACCGGCGCGGGTCGAGCCACCGGCCCTGGTCCGCGCTCCCGCCCCGGTCGAGCCACCGGCCCCGGCCCGCGCACCCGCCCCGCCTCCTGCCCCGGTCGAGCCACCGGCCCCGCCCCGCGCGCCGGCACCGCCTCCCGCCCCGCCCGTATCGCCCCCGCCTCCCGACCCGCGCATCCCGCTCCCGGACCGCGCGCCCACCGCGCCCGTAGCGCCTCCGCGCGCATCCGCGCCGCCCCCGCCGTCTCCCCGCACCGCCGTCTTCCCCGCCCCCTGGGAAGCGCCCGGCGACCGGTCCGGGCCCCGCACCTTCGCCGCGCCCCGTGCGCCGGAGCCGGACGGGTCCGCTCGCGCGGCCGACCCCGGCGCGCTGCACGGACCTCCGCCGGGCCCCGATGCCTTCGCCGCCGAGGAACGACCCGCCGTCGGGCACCTCGGGGAGCGGCCGCCCACCTACGACGCCGAGCCCTCCGCCCTGCCCGCCGCCACCTCGGAGAACCTGGACACCCTCGTCCCCGACACGGTGCTGGACGGCGCGCGGTACGGCACGTACACCCTGCGCACCGCCTCCGTGCGCGGCGACTCCGCCCGCTTCCGGGGCGAGCCCCGGCGGGAGGGGCTGCTCACCGCCCGATTCGGAACCGCCGAGAGCGCCGTCGTCCTCGTCGCCGTGGCGGGCGGCAGACGACCCGGCGGAGCTGCGCACCTCGCCGCCGCCGACGCCTGCCGCTGGATCGGCGGGGCCGTCGCCCGCAGCCACCTCCGGCTCTCCGACGACATAAGGGCCGGCCGCCGGGACGACCTGAAGGCCGGGCTGCACCGGCTCACCGACCGTACGTACGGAAAGCTGCGGGCCCGCGCCGCCGAACTGGGCGTCGAGCCCGAGGCCTACACCGCGAGCCTTCGCTGCCTCCTGCTGTCCGCCGACCCCGAGTGCCGCACACGGGTCTTCTTCGGCGTCGGCTCCGGCGGTCTCTTCCGGCTCCGCGACGGCCTCTGGCAGGACCTGGAGCCCGTCGTCCCCGAGGCCGCCGACGCCCGGCCCGGCGACGAGCCGGAGGAGGGGGCGGACGGCGAACGGCTGACCCTGGATCTCCAGGTCACCCCGTCCTCGTCCCTGTCGGCGGCTCCGTCGGCGGAGGCCGGAGAACTCCCGAAGCCCCCCGCCGAGCCGTTCCGCTTCCGGGCCTCCGTGGCACGGCCCGGCGACACGCTGATGCTCTGCGGCAGCGGCCTGGCCGAACCCATGCGCGGCGAGGCGGGGCTCTCCGCCGAACTCGCCGACCGCTGGGGGAGCGAAGGCGCGCCCGGACTTCCCGCCTTCCTCGCCGACGTCCAGCTCCGCGTCAAGGGGTACGCCGACGACCGCACCTGCGCCGCCGTCTGGGAGGCGTAACCGCGCCCACCGTGGGTTGATGGATTCCGGAGCCCGGCGGCCGGTGTTTCGCCGCGCCGGTCCCCGGACAACCGCAGTGCACGGATCACGGGCAAGGAAGGGCGCGCACCCATGGCCAAGCAGAACGTGGCGGAGCAGTTCGTCGACATCCTCGCCAGGGCGGGTGTCAAGCGCCTGTACGGCGTCGTCGGCGACAGCCTGAACCCCGTCGTGGACGCCATCCGGCGTAACTCCTCCATCGACTGGATCCACGTCCGGCACGAGGAGACCGCCGCCTTCGCGGCCGGAGCGGAAGCGCAGGTCACCGGCTCGCTCGCGGCCTGTGCCGGGTCCTGCGGGCCGGGCAACCTGCATCTGATCAACGGCCTGTACGACGCGCACCGCTCCATGGCCCCGGTGCTGGCCCTGGCCTCGCACATCCCCTCCGGCGAGATCGGTCTCGGCTACTTCCAGGAGACCCATCCGGAGCTGCTGTTCCAGGAGTGCAGCCACTACAACGAGATGATCTCCAACCCGGAGCAGATGCCCCGGCTGCTCCAGACGGCGATCCAGCACGCCATCGGGCGCGGCGGGGTCAGCGTCGTCACCATGCCGGGCGACATCGCGTCCGAGCCCGCCCCGGAGAAGTCCATCGAGCACGCCCTCGTCACCGAGCGGCCGACCGTACGGCCCGGCGACGACGAGATCGACAAGCTCTGCCGCATGGTGGACAAGGCCAAACGGGTGACGTTGTTCTGCGGCAGCGGCACGGCCGGGGCGCACGCCGAGGTCATGGAGTTCGCCGAGAAGATCAAGGCCCCGGTCGGCCACGCGCTGCGCGGTAAGGAGTGGATCCAGTACGACAATCCGTACGACGTCGGGATGAGCGGCCTGCTCGGCTACGGGGCCGCGTACGAGGCGACCCACGAGTGCGATCTCCTCATCCTGCTCGGCACGGACTTCCCGTACAACGCCTTCCTGCCCGACGATGTGGAGATCGTCCAGGTCGATGTGCGCCCCGAGCGCCTCGGCCGCCGGTCCAAGCTCGACCTCGCGGTCTGGGGCGATGTGCGCGAGACCCTGCGCTGCCTCACCCCGCGGGTGAAGCCCAAGGCCGACCGCAAGTTCCTCGACCGGATGCTGAAGAAGCACGCGAACGCCCTGGAGGGCGTCGTCAAGGCGTACACCCGCAAGGTCGACAAGCACGTCCCGATCCATCCCGAGTACGTCGCGTCCGTCCTGGACGAGATGGCCGACGAGGACGCCGTGTTCACCGTCGACACCGGCATGAACAACGTGTGGGCCGCCCGCTATCTGACGCCCAACGGCAAGCGGCGCGTGATCGGTTCGTTCAGCCACGGCTCGATGGCCAACGCACTGCCGCAGGCGATCGGCGCCCAGTTCACCGACCGCGGCCGGCAGGTCGTCGCGATGTCCGGGGACGGCGGTTTCACCATGCTGATGGGTGACTTCCTCACCCTGGTCCAGTACGACCTGCCGGTGAAGGTCGTCCTGTTCAACAACTCCTCGCTGGGCATGGTGGAGTTGGAGATGCTGGTGGCCGGTCTGCCGTCGTACGGGACCACCAACAAGAACCCCGACTTCGCCGCCGTCGCCCGCGCGGCCGGCGCTTACGGCGTACGGGTGGAGAAGCCCAAGCAGTTGCAGTCCGCGCTCAAGGACGCGTTCAAGCACAAGGGACCCGCGCTCGTCGACGTCGTCACCGACCCGAACGCGCTCTCCATCCCGCCGAAGATCAGCGCCGACATGGTCACCGGTTTCGCGCTCTCCGCCAGCAAGATCGTGCTGGACGGGGGAGTGGGCCGGATGCTCCAGATGGCCCGCTCCAACCTCCGTAACGTGCCCCGTCCTTGACCGGACATCCGCGTCGGGGCCGGCGGTCACCGGGGTGGCCGCCGGCCCCGACGGGAGGCTCGTGGCCGGGTCAGCAGCCGTGGTCGACCAGGTCGAAGGAGGCGTAGTGGTCGGCGGTGTAGTAGTCCTCCTCGTGCTGCTCCCCGGTGACGATCCGGCGCGCGCCGCGGTGGTCGGAGCCGGGTGTGATGACGGTGTACTCGTGGTAGTAGCCGGTCGACCGG
Proteins encoded in this window:
- a CDS encoding DUF456 domain-containing protein, yielding MSVWQLVAVGLVLLLGLVGVLVPGVPGQAIVWAAVLWWALTDMTPTAWGVLIGATALMLLNQALKPLLPPRRPGETGAPRRTLMIGGAAGIVGFFVVPVVGGLLGYVGAVFGAERLRLGSRGAAWASVRSVMRATGYAVLVELFCCLLVAGTWLVAVVRD
- a CDS encoding LuxR family transcriptional regulator — protein: MLGAIGLDERQESAYRALVAAGAAELADLALRLALPEAEAERVLRRLEQQGLAAQSSARPGRWVAAPPGVALGALLIQQRHELEQAELASALLAEEYRAEASEPAVHDLVEVVTGAGAVSQRFHQLQLGAASEVCALVTGRPVVVTGMENESEERATSRGVSYRVVVEREVLSTPYGIMELSAALSRNERCRVVDRVPTKLVVADGSLAMVPLTGRGAEPAALVVHASGLLESLMGLFESVWRDAMPLRLGESGRVREAGVGPDPTDLEILSLLLAGLTDASVAKQLDLGLRTVQRRVKGLMELAGVSTRLQLGWHAYERGWVDRTLPES
- a CDS encoding protein phosphatase 2C domain-containing protein, which translates into the protein MSQQGETLAAHEDDWWRKLYDETAPDTGPGGAADSLDDRFDSVSDTVGGPVDAHRDAVRATVRDPYAEAYEDPYADRFEEPEPDRDEEPLADRGTDRKAGRSDGPSTGRDADRFDGPPTEPGTETETGGRFGEPYGEAYRPPEPAPAVVAQRVTDRDAAPARVEPPALVRAPAPVEPPAPARAPAPPPAPVEPPAPPRAPAPPPAPPVSPPPPDPRIPLPDRAPTAPVAPPRASAPPPPSPRTAVFPAPWEAPGDRSGPRTFAAPRAPEPDGSARAADPGALHGPPPGPDAFAAEERPAVGHLGERPPTYDAEPSALPAATSENLDTLVPDTVLDGARYGTYTLRTASVRGDSARFRGEPRREGLLTARFGTAESAVVLVAVAGGRRPGGAAHLAAADACRWIGGAVARSHLRLSDDIRAGRRDDLKAGLHRLTDRTYGKLRARAAELGVEPEAYTASLRCLLLSADPECRTRVFFGVGSGGLFRLRDGLWQDLEPVVPEAADARPGDEPEEGADGERLTLDLQVTPSSSLSAAPSAEAGELPKPPAEPFRFRASVARPGDTLMLCGSGLAEPMRGEAGLSAELADRWGSEGAPGLPAFLADVQLRVKGYADDRTCAAVWEA
- a CDS encoding S8 family serine peptidase, with product MRPISRTALGAATAAVLAVTVVAPSVAAPPDAPGAKRPITGSAAAVDPKPVTVTLVTGDRVLVATDASGASTATVLPREDGSASLVQTRQSGTDLYVYPESAVPALAAGTVDEELFNVTGLIRQGYDDSRADSVPLIATYTKDAARRSFATPRGAERGAVLDVIGGQALKADKKRAADFWADLTARRTLSSGSGLKKLWLDRKVEASLERSTKQVGADLAHAAGYDGTGTKVAVLDTGADAEHPDLQGRITASENFTDSADTGDFQGHGTHVASTVGGSGAASGGTKAGVAPGTDLMVGKVLDDSGSGAASWIIAGMQWAVDNKADVVSMSLGSGEPTDCTDPMSLAATELGKNKDTLFVVAAGNLGPSLNTVSSPGCAPGVLTVGAVDRDDSTASFSSRGPAIVSHTLKPEIAAPGVAISAAAAGGRGSEAYRSMSGTSMATPHVAGAAAVLKQRHPEWTAQQIKAALVSSAHSAVPGDVRETGGGRLDVARAIRTPVFGASAVQGGTFNWPQDTSDRTTATVPYTNTSGKPVTLSLKVAGVTGNDGSTVRSKIAALGRTSVTVPAGGTVEVPLALAPDARLTAAQYGDVTGRILATAPGGVKVSTPFSLYVAPEAVTLRVKLVDGTGKPADGVSSVDLIGTDTSSGERRFNEGAADQTYRVRPGAYFVSSFVETPDAGDPTGRLAASVGYLARPQLDVTRDTTIVLDARKAHRLKVRTEDRISETRGATLAFGRTWDDTWLHSGSISGTGIIKDYLVDVQGRARDGEFEFASFWRAYAPQIRKFALVGGADLHPRPATAGSVNLDGTGRAEVVDAGAGSAAELEAAGAKGRIVLVRVGDDALSAVARARAAHAAGARALLVHRAAAGDWQPSLGYGAAPLPVLGLRADEAAVLKRALGEGRTEVSWTATAVSPYVYNLAFPEKGRITSDRTYKVKDKKLGSVVSTHESMGVAADFVDMLLVGRPYGGTFLASTMAVVAAPGKRTEYYSAGDTVWQKMLSSSFPWGELMTGDARTHQAGRALTENWYRGLLVPGAPRDADGEEALAGERQGDMIGAAPAFMTDTEHVGQQGSFGDVGNMRLKREGEVVGESGYPYGAFEVPSGDAAYELTLTTTKIGSPAQVWKRSTLTETTWGFRSEGKPEVTSQGLPMLFPRYDVPMDGMKTVPAKNGQRIGLAATGHAGYTPGALTAAKVSFSYDRGETWQAATTVRQGGRWTATVDHADARGKSVALRTELTDAHGNSVVQTVHDAYAVR
- a CDS encoding pyruvate dehydrogenase — protein: MAKQNVAEQFVDILARAGVKRLYGVVGDSLNPVVDAIRRNSSIDWIHVRHEETAAFAAGAEAQVTGSLAACAGSCGPGNLHLINGLYDAHRSMAPVLALASHIPSGEIGLGYFQETHPELLFQECSHYNEMISNPEQMPRLLQTAIQHAIGRGGVSVVTMPGDIASEPAPEKSIEHALVTERPTVRPGDDEIDKLCRMVDKAKRVTLFCGSGTAGAHAEVMEFAEKIKAPVGHALRGKEWIQYDNPYDVGMSGLLGYGAAYEATHECDLLILLGTDFPYNAFLPDDVEIVQVDVRPERLGRRSKLDLAVWGDVRETLRCLTPRVKPKADRKFLDRMLKKHANALEGVVKAYTRKVDKHVPIHPEYVASVLDEMADEDAVFTVDTGMNNVWAARYLTPNGKRRVIGSFSHGSMANALPQAIGAQFTDRGRQVVAMSGDGGFTMLMGDFLTLVQYDLPVKVVLFNNSSLGMVELEMLVAGLPSYGTTNKNPDFAAVARAAGAYGVRVEKPKQLQSALKDAFKHKGPALVDVVTDPNALSIPPKISADMVTGFALSASKIVLDGGVGRMLQMARSNLRNVPRP